Below is a window of Lentimicrobium sp. L6 DNA.
CATGGAAGGTTCTTTTTCAAAATACTCTTTATTATCTTTTATTAGATTCTCAAATTTTTCTATGCCCATTTGAAACTCCTTTCTTTTTGTATGAGATTGACCTCATCTATTAATTTTTTTCTTGCTCTTGAATACCTGGTCCTAGATAGATTATAGGAAATTCCTAAAATCTCACTAATTTCTTCATGATCGTATCCTTCAAAAAGGAAAAGTGAAATGATGACTCTGTATTCTTCTTTAATTTTACCTAAAGCTTCTTTCACATCTTTAATCTTCACATGATCTATAGAAACTATGGTAGGTTCTTCAACAACTACTTCTAAATGCTCATTAAACTCTGTTTCAAGTTTGTTTTTATTTAAAGCATCTAAAGAATTATTCACTACTATTCTTTTTAACCATCCTCCGAAACTGCCTTCTTCTGTGTATTGGCTTATCTTTTGAAAAGCACTAATAAACGAGTCTTGCATGATGTCCTCAGCATCTGTTTTATTACCAATAATTCTAAGACTGGTATTAAACATGGCCTTATAATAGAGTTTGTAGATTTGCATTTGGGATTTTTGATGTCCCTTTCTGCATTTCTGAATCAACTCGTGATGTACATCTTTATATGTGGATTTTCTTTTCAACATTCAATTATATGACCTTTTGCTTATT
It encodes the following:
- a CDS encoding RNA polymerase sigma factor, whose amino-acid sequence is MLKRKSTYKDVHHELIQKCRKGHQKSQMQIYKLYYKAMFNTSLRIIGNKTDAEDIMQDSFISAFQKISQYTEEGSFGGWLKRIVVNNSLDALNKNKLETEFNEHLEVVVEEPTIVSIDHVKIKDVKEALGKIKEEYRVIISLFLFEGYDHEEISEILGISYNLSRTRYSRARKKLIDEVNLIQKERSFKWA